The genomic region GCATCCGCATTCGCCCGGAGCGCGAGATCGCCGGCTTCCGCAAGTCGCTCGGCATCGAGGACTTCGCCTTCATCTACATCGGCCGCGTGTCTCCTGAGAAATCGCTCGACGTGGCCTTGGAGGCCTTCAAGCAGGTTTTGGAAGTCAATCCCAAGGCCAAGTTCGTGCTGGTGGGCAACGGTCCTTCCGATTCGGCGGTGGACGCTCAGATCCGCCAGCTAGGGATCCAGGACGCGGTGGTTCGCACGGGACGCATCGAGCGCGACCGGCTGATGTCGGAAAACTATCCCTTGCTCGGAGACGCTTTCGTGACGGCCAGCAAGACCGAAAACCAGCCAGTGAGCATCCTTGAAGCCATGGTTTTCGGGCTGCCATTGATCGGTCCGCGAGCCAAAGGCATCCCGGAGCTGATCGAGCACGGGCGCAATGGGCTGATTTTCAACCCGGATGACGTCTACAATATGGCCAGCGCCATGGTGCGTCTGATGAAGGACCAGCAGCTCCACCAGCGCATGCGCCAGGCGTCGCTGGACATCGCCGCCACCCATGACATCGAGCATGTGGGGGATCGCCTGGAAGCGATCTACCATCGAGCCATCGCTGAGAGCCGAGCCCGCCTCGCTCCGCCAGTGGTTAGCTAGCGCTGTTCGATTCCAAACGAATCCCGCCATGAGCTGGCGCTTTGGGGCTGGGGAACGAGTTTTTGCGTTTGTGGTCCTAGGGGCGACGCATAGCCTAGCAATTGATGAAAAGCCGATTGATTCCACTCCTACTCGCCAGCCTGTTTCTGTGCTCCTGCCAAAGCGCCTACTACGGCACCATGGAGAAGTTCGGAGTGCATAAGCGGGACATTCTGGTGGATCGCGTGGAGGACGCCCGCGAGGCTCAGGAGGACGCCAAGGAGCAGTTCGAGAGCGCTTTCGAGGAGTTTCTAGCGGTTTCCGAAGTGGAGCTGGGAGAGCTCAAATCGGTTTACGATCGCTTGAACGCGGCCTTCGAGCGAAGCGAGGAGAAGGCGGAGTCGGTTCGCAAGCGGGTCAAAGCAATCGAAGAGGTGGCCGAAGCCTTGTTCGAGGAGTGGGAGGAGGAGCTCGATCTGTTCACCAGTCCCGAGCTGCGTAGGCTGAGCGAGGACCAGCTCGACACCACCCGCGATCTCTCGGTGGACCTGATCTCCGCCATGAATCAAGCGGCCAGCAAGATGGATCCGGTGCTGAACGCCTTTCGCGATCAGGTGTTGTTCTTGAAACATAATCTGAACGCTCAGGCCATCGCCGCCTTGAACAAGACGACCATTGCCTTGCGCGACGAAATTGAAATCCTGATACAACAAATGGAAGCGTCCATCGAAGAAGCCAACGCCTTCGTGGCTCAGATGCGCTCCCAGTGAAGCGGCTTTCCGTGTGGCCGAAAGAAGGTCAGCGCGTCGTTGCAGCTGTCAGGCTTGTCTTGATACGGTAGTAGCAAGGGTTGCCGAGCTGAGGCAGTTCTATCAGCTCCCATCGATGGTCTTCGGTCTCTCGAACGACGCGGGTTCGAAACGATCGTTCGTTCCAGGTCTCTAGATCGTTGGATACGAGGAGCGCCCGCGAAATGCCGGTGGTGTATTTGCTGACTGCGATCTCGATGGCTGGCCGCATGCTTCCGTCGAAGAGAGCCAGACGCGTTCGAGGCAGCAGCGAACGGTCGGGATGAAAGGGGTCGAGTCCATGGACGTAGCACAGCAGCAGCGGGATCTGGAATTCCATTGCGTCGAGTCGGCTGTCGGATGCGAACGCCCGCAAGGTGGAAGGCGTGTTCGACGACCTGGCGATCACGCGGGCAAGCCATTGCTGGTACGTTTCGACCGGAGGCAGAAAGCTCTCCGCGATGTTCGTTGGGCCGGACGATCCAAACTGGTTGAAAGCCACCACGCGGTAGCGGTAGAGCACTCCTTCCTCCACCGTATCGTCGCGATATCGAGTGATGTTTCTTGCTACCGTGGCGAGGAGTGTGAACGGGCCGCCTGTAGTGGAGCGTTCGATACGAAAACCGTCTTCGTTGTCCGAGTTGTCGGTCCAGCTGAGCTCGGTGGCGAGGCAGAGGCTAGGGGCAAGTCCGATGGCTAGCAGGAGAGATAGGATAGCCTGACGCGTCCGGGAACGCGGGATGGAAGTGACTTGAGGAGAAGCCAAGAGACGAAGTAGGAGAGACTGTTTTTAGGAAAGGCAAGGGAACAGGCGATTGGGGTAGTGGCTTACGACTGGAAAGCGACAAAAAAAGCTCCTAGTGGGATCCAGGTGGGGGAGTTCACGTGGAGCCAAGCCTTTGCTATAGGTTTTTGCGCCAATACGAGAAGGCGACTTATGCTACAGCGGAGTGGGATTTTGGATACTGAAGTGGAGTGTATCGGAGGGGTTCCTAGGAGGGTCCAATCTTTCCAAACGCCGCTTCACCAGGTCAGCGAGTAGGATAGGGTGAGCTCCTGGTCGCGATTCGGTATCTGTCCAGGCACTACAGTCAATGGAGGCGTGCGGTAGTCTTTGTCGAAGAGATTGTTCACTCGTAGACGGAGCGTTTGATGATCGCCGATCTGGTACTGGACCTTAGCGTGGGCTAGCCAGTAGTCCGGCAGCGTGGTTCGCGCTTCGGGCCCGCTGGAGAGGGCTTGCCGTTCTCCGTTGTA from Pelagicoccus sp. SDUM812003 harbors:
- a CDS encoding fibronectin type III domain-containing protein: MASPQVTSIPRSRTRQAILSLLLAIGLAPSLCLATELSWTDNSDNEDGFRIERSTTGGPFTLLATVARNITRYRDDTVEEGVLYRYRVVAFNQFGSSGPTNIAESFLPPVETYQQWLARVIARSSNTPSTLRAFASDSRLDAMEFQIPLLLCYVHGLDPFHPDRSLLPRTRLALFDGSMRPAIEIAVSKYTTGISRALLVSNDLETWNERSFRTRVVRETEDHRWELIELPQLGNPCYYRIKTSLTAATTR
- a CDS encoding glycosyltransferase, translating into MRVCLFTDSFLPYISGVSSAVFNQANELSRRGHSVSIFHPRPSRHDSFETVPGLDRGVSVHGLPFSVPTFNIPKLRFSVPLFLYTYRRLRQAPPDLIHVHTEFGCGLEGMLLGRWKKVPVIGTFHTFFAEPTYLKQFHIPNFEFTRKAMWKYSVGFFNRCSHIVSPSQSVRDHLVARGLEREATVLSNGIERIRIRPEREIAGFRKSLGIEDFAFIYIGRVSPEKSLDVALEAFKQVLEVNPKAKFVLVGNGPSDSAVDAQIRQLGIQDAVVRTGRIERDRLMSENYPLLGDAFVTASKTENQPVSILEAMVFGLPLIGPRAKGIPELIEHGRNGLIFNPDDVYNMASAMVRLMKDQQLHQRMRQASLDIAATHDIEHVGDRLEAIYHRAIAESRARLAPPVVS
- a CDS encoding DUF2959 family protein, which produces MKSRLIPLLLASLFLCSCQSAYYGTMEKFGVHKRDILVDRVEDAREAQEDAKEQFESAFEEFLAVSEVELGELKSVYDRLNAAFERSEEKAESVRKRVKAIEEVAEALFEEWEEELDLFTSPELRRLSEDQLDTTRDLSVDLISAMNQAASKMDPVLNAFRDQVLFLKHNLNAQAIAALNKTTIALRDEIEILIQQMEASIEEANAFVAQMRSQ